The genomic interval CGGTCCGAAGACCTCCTCGGCCAGTTCGCCGAGTGCCGCCGCCGACATCGCCCGGGGCGAGCTGTTCCGGGTCACCACGATCGCGTCGACCACGGGTTCGAGGAGTTCGAGCAGGCTTGCGGCATCCTTGTCCTCCAGTACGCCGACCAGCGCGATCAGTCGGCTGAACGCGAACTCCTCCTGGAGTGCGGTGACCGTGGCGGCCATGCCGTGCGGGTTGTGCGCCCCGTCCAGCAGGATCGTCGGGGCGGACCGCACCCGCTCCAGCCGGCCGGGTGAGTCGGCGGTGGCGAAGCCCTGCCGGACGGTCTCGACGTCGAGCTGGCGGGACGCGCCCGCGCCGAGGAACGCCTCGACGGCGGCGAGCGCGATCGCGGCGTTCTGCGCCTGGTGTGCGCCGTGCAGGGGTACGAAGACGTTGTCGTAGACCCCGCCGAGGCCCTGCAACGACAGCACCTGGCCGCCGACCGCCATGCTCCGGCGCAGTACGCCGAACTCGCCGCCCTCCCGGGCGATGGTGGCGCCCACCTCGGCGCAGCGTTCCAGGATCGGCCCGGCGGCCTCCTCCGGCTGGACCGCCGAGATCACCGTCGCGCCCTTGTGGATGATGCCGGACTTGTGCAGCGCGATGTCCTCGATGGTGTCGCCGAGCCACTCGGTGTGGTCGAGCCCGATCGGGGTGATGACGGCGATCCCGGCACCCAGCACGTTGGTGGAGTCCTCCGCCCCACCGAGCCCC from Plantactinospora sp. BC1 carries:
- a CDS encoding folylpolyglutamate synthase/dihydrofolate synthase family protein — translated: MVFDLGRIEELLDVLGSPQRAYPAIHLTGTNGKTSTARMIDSLLRAFGLHTGRYTSPHLETVRERISLDGEPISEERFVSVYREVAPLARLVDERADEPLTYFDMTTALAFATFADAPVDVAVVEVGLGGAEDSTNVLGAGIAVITPIGLDHTEWLGDTIEDIALHKSGIIHKGATVISAVQPEEAAGPILERCAEVGATIAREGGEFGVLRRSMAVGGQVLSLQGLGGVYDNVFVPLHGAHQAQNAAIALAAVEAFLGAGASRQLDVETVRQGFATADSPGRLERVRSAPTILLDGAHNPHGMAATVTALQEEFAFSRLIALVGVLEDKDAASLLELLEPVVDAIVVTRNSSPRAMSAAALGELAEEVFGPDRVEVAEELPDAIEAAVALAESDVQGELSGVGVLVTGSVVTVADARRLLKR